One Solirubrobacter pauli DNA segment encodes these proteins:
- a CDS encoding multicopper oxidase family protein yields MGTSGSIERLSRRGFMGVAAGAAALAGGVKPPRGPQPKPAPPVVPPDAWLREPERIYSHRGRLAVTLVAEEREAFVAGARRAAATYNGGVPGPTLIADPGDRLDVRLVNRLSRPTNLHTHGFHVSPGGNSDNVMLDVPAGATFDYRFDIPRDHAPGLNWYHPHPHGDGARQLFGGMAGTVIFRSEAERRGASAAVRDRVLVLQAPEWDTAGQLKVWSAGLLASQVRLVNGQLNPHIALRPGETERWRIVNASVSDFFDLRLDGHQLTQIAADGNPYSRPVTTDVVSLPPGGRAEVLVRSDTPGTFALHALPADHGAGFVSPDLVLATVHVEPGLRGVGGRRPFRPEPLLAPLCDLRTRPVDKRRTITMSMTGGFTIDGKKFDHDRVDQVVELNALEEWTIVNDSVLIHPFHIHINPFQVTHIDGVPVDEPGYRDTVTVRPRSSVTFRTVFEDFTGTSLFHCHIVPHSDLGMMGVFQVVDPTSPGSPLLCRLT; encoded by the coding sequence GTGGGAACGTCGGGGTCTATCGAGCGCCTGTCGCGGCGCGGGTTCATGGGCGTCGCCGCGGGTGCGGCCGCGCTCGCGGGCGGCGTCAAGCCGCCGCGCGGGCCGCAGCCGAAGCCCGCCCCGCCGGTCGTGCCGCCCGACGCGTGGCTGCGCGAGCCCGAGCGCATCTACAGCCACCGCGGGCGCCTGGCGGTCACGCTCGTGGCCGAGGAGCGCGAGGCGTTCGTGGCGGGCGCGCGCCGCGCCGCGGCCACCTACAACGGCGGCGTGCCCGGGCCGACGCTGATCGCCGACCCGGGCGACCGCCTCGACGTGCGCCTGGTCAACCGCCTGTCGCGGCCGACCAACCTGCATACGCACGGGTTCCACGTCTCACCGGGCGGCAACTCGGACAACGTGATGCTCGACGTGCCGGCGGGCGCGACGTTCGACTACCGCTTCGACATCCCGCGCGACCACGCGCCCGGGCTCAACTGGTACCACCCGCATCCGCACGGCGACGGCGCGCGGCAGCTCTTCGGCGGCATGGCGGGCACGGTGATCTTCCGGTCCGAGGCCGAGCGCCGCGGGGCGAGCGCCGCCGTCCGCGACCGGGTGCTCGTCCTGCAGGCGCCCGAGTGGGACACGGCCGGGCAGCTGAAGGTGTGGTCGGCGGGGCTGCTGGCGAGCCAGGTGCGCCTCGTCAACGGCCAGCTGAACCCGCACATCGCGCTCCGGCCGGGGGAGACCGAGCGCTGGCGGATCGTGAACGCCTCGGTCAGCGACTTCTTCGACCTGCGCCTGGACGGCCATCAGCTGACGCAGATCGCCGCCGACGGCAACCCGTACTCGCGCCCGGTGACGACCGACGTCGTGAGCCTGCCGCCCGGCGGGCGCGCCGAGGTCCTCGTCCGCTCGGACACGCCCGGCACGTTCGCGCTGCACGCCCTGCCGGCCGACCACGGCGCGGGCTTCGTCTCACCCGACCTCGTGCTCGCGACCGTGCACGTCGAGCCCGGCCTGCGCGGCGTCGGCGGCCGGCGTCCGTTCCGGCCGGAGCCGCTGCTCGCGCCGCTGTGCGACCTGCGCACCCGCCCGGTCGACAAGCGGCGCACGATCACCATGTCGATGACCGGCGGCTTCACGATCGACGGCAAGAAGTTCGACCACGACCGCGTCGACCAGGTGGTCGAGCTGAACGCGCTGGAGGAGTGGACGATCGTCAACGACAGCGTCCTCATCCACCCGTTCCACATCCACATCAACCCGTTCCAGGTCACGCACATCGACGGCGTGCCGGTGGACGAGCCCGGCTACCGCGACACCGTGACGGTCCGGCCGAGGAGCAGCGTGACGTTCCGGACCGTGTTCGAGGACTTCACCGGCACGTCGCTGTTCCACTGCCACATCGTCCCGCACTCCGACCTCGGGATGATGGGCGTC